One segment of Asaia bogorensis NBRC 16594 DNA contains the following:
- a CDS encoding SLC13 family permease, giving the protein MDALILWGACLFAVAGLLLRPWQLPEALWTSLAAVTLPLAGILAWPDVGRAIASGKEVYLFLLGMMLLSEVARQEKLFDWLAALALSRARSSGQRLFLIIFAVAIVTTAFLSNDATIILLTPPVIAVASKAKIDPYPSLLACAFVANAASFLLPISNPANLVLYGGAPPGLVPWLGRFLAPSCMAIGISFVMLFLMMRHRIKVEFSQSEPLPKLDATARFSALALFVITLLLTLVSFMHGSLGWATAAGGVALYAVITLRRRQSPLPGLSEISWSVFPLVASLFVLVAAVEQSGVIASLVRFIFACGHGTEAVMVTGFGMAILSNIINNLPSGLMAAQLAPMLSSHGSAFQDALLIGVDLGPNMTLSGSLATVLWLIILRKHDLEMSYGRFMCFGMALTVPALIAALLVLMI; this is encoded by the coding sequence ATGGACGCGCTTATCCTGTGGGGGGCCTGTCTTTTCGCTGTAGCGGGATTACTGCTACGGCCGTGGCAATTGCCCGAGGCGCTATGGACGTCACTCGCCGCCGTAACCCTGCCGCTTGCAGGGATTCTTGCTTGGCCAGATGTTGGCCGGGCAATCGCCTCGGGCAAGGAAGTGTATCTGTTTCTGCTGGGCATGATGCTGCTGAGCGAAGTGGCACGGCAGGAAAAGCTGTTCGACTGGCTGGCGGCCCTCGCGCTGAGCCGGGCGCGCAGTTCCGGGCAAAGGCTGTTCCTGATCATTTTTGCTGTCGCAATCGTCACAACGGCCTTTCTCTCGAATGATGCCACGATCATCCTGCTGACACCGCCCGTTATTGCGGTTGCCAGCAAGGCCAAGATCGATCCTTATCCCTCGCTTCTTGCCTGCGCCTTTGTTGCCAATGCGGCGAGCTTTCTCCTTCCTATCAGCAATCCGGCCAATCTCGTGCTTTACGGAGGGGCACCGCCCGGACTGGTGCCCTGGTTGGGGCGTTTCCTCGCGCCATCCTGTATGGCGATCGGGATCAGCTTTGTGATGCTTTTCTTGATGATGCGACACAGGATCAAGGTGGAATTCAGCCAGTCGGAACCGTTGCCGAAGCTAGATGCGACGGCGCGTTTCAGTGCGCTGGCCCTGTTTGTTATCACGCTGCTGCTGACCCTCGTTTCTTTTATGCATGGTTCGCTGGGCTGGGCCACAGCCGCGGGAGGCGTGGCGCTTTATGCCGTGATAACGTTGCGCCGCCGCCAGTCTCCTCTGCCAGGGCTCAGCGAAATTTCCTGGTCGGTTTTTCCGCTTGTTGCCAGTCTCTTCGTGCTTGTCGCAGCCGTTGAGCAGAGTGGTGTTATCGCCTCGCTTGTCCGGTTCATCTTCGCCTGTGGTCACGGCACTGAGGCCGTCATGGTAACGGGCTTTGGCATGGCCATTCTGAGCAATATCATCAACAACCTGCCTTCGGGCCTGATGGCCGCCCAGCTTGCCCCGATGCTCTCATCCCATGGGAGCGCCTTTCAGGATGCGTTGTTGATTGGTGTGGATCTGGGTCCGAACATGACGCTGAGCGGATCTCTGGCAACGGTGCTCTGGCTGATTATCCTGCGCAAGCACGATCTTGAAATGAGCTATGGGCGCTTCATGTGCTTTGGCATGGCGCTGACCGTACCCGCCCTGATTGCCGCTTTGCTTGTTCTGATGATCTGA
- a CDS encoding DUF2252 domain-containing protein, which translates to MAELPQPPASIATSVFETRDARHEAGQGLRKTVPRSAHAAWEPPSNRVDPVDLLIRQGKSRIQNLLPIRYERMRASPFAFMRGSAIVMAADLAHTVASGPYVQSCGDCHMANFGAYASADGIAVFDINDFDETCPAPFEWDIKRLATSLVLASGEAGAADRLARHNAFLAVRTYQDEMARLAPMSPLEIWSDRIDLAAAIADFSDKHTRKGVRERLEARLESARNHFGLVSFDKNTPSLRVKPPLVVRLPDEDETIHQAFARYIATQPPERAVLLSRYRLKDVLFKVVGVGSVGTYCAIGLFATADGETLLLQIKEAQESVLAAYCGGPHYDNQGQRVVEGQRLMQASSDRFLGWTHTTNTKRSRHAPDGSNRQFYVRRLKDSRLAAIGADVAQEGLDDYAALCGRALARAHARSGDVAKIAGYLGSSDSFAEAIADFAEAYAGQTRKDWEDFNAAIDAGRLSVTGETKDRKKSRGAGQGTKRRTGRGRSAG; encoded by the coding sequence ATGGCTGAACTTCCGCAACCGCCCGCTTCCATCGCCACATCCGTTTTCGAGACACGCGATGCCCGCCATGAGGCGGGGCAGGGCCTGCGGAAAACCGTGCCCCGCAGCGCCCACGCCGCATGGGAGCCGCCTTCAAATCGGGTCGATCCGGTCGATCTGCTTATCAGGCAGGGTAAGAGCCGTATCCAGAACCTGCTGCCAATCCGTTATGAACGTATGCGTGCGTCTCCGTTTGCCTTCATGCGAGGGAGCGCCATCGTCATGGCCGCCGATCTGGCCCATACCGTCGCCAGCGGGCCGTATGTGCAAAGCTGTGGTGATTGCCATATGGCCAATTTCGGGGCCTATGCCTCGGCTGATGGTATAGCCGTTTTTGACATCAACGATTTTGACGAGACCTGTCCTGCCCCGTTCGAATGGGACATCAAGCGTCTTGCAACGTCGCTGGTTCTTGCAAGCGGGGAGGCAGGGGCGGCTGACAGGCTGGCGCGGCATAACGCTTTTCTGGCCGTGCGGACCTATCAGGATGAGATGGCCCGTCTTGCGCCAATGAGCCCGCTGGAAATCTGGTCCGACCGGATCGATCTTGCAGCCGCCATAGCCGATTTTTCCGACAAGCATACACGCAAGGGCGTGCGTGAGCGTTTGGAAGCGCGGCTGGAGAGCGCGCGTAACCATTTCGGTCTGGTCTCATTCGACAAGAACACACCCAGCCTGCGTGTCAAACCGCCGCTGGTGGTGCGTCTGCCTGACGAGGACGAGACCATCCACCAGGCCTTCGCACGTTACATCGCCACCCAGCCCCCTGAACGCGCGGTGCTGCTGTCGCGCTACCGGCTGAAGGATGTGCTGTTCAAGGTTGTAGGGGTGGGAAGCGTCGGCACTTATTGCGCGATTGGCCTGTTTGCCACGGCCGATGGCGAAACCCTGCTGCTGCAGATCAAGGAGGCGCAGGAATCAGTGCTCGCAGCTTATTGTGGGGGACCTCATTACGATAATCAGGGGCAACGCGTGGTGGAGGGCCAGCGCCTGATGCAGGCTTCTTCAGACAGGTTTCTTGGCTGGACCCATACAACGAACACCAAGCGCTCGCGTCATGCGCCTGATGGCTCGAACAGGCAGTTCTATGTCCGGCGCCTCAAGGATAGCCGTCTTGCCGCTATTGGCGCAGATGTGGCGCAGGAAGGGCTGGATGATTATGCCGCCCTGTGCGGCAGGGCGCTGGCACGTGCTCATGCGCGTTCGGGCGATGTGGCGAAGATTGCGGGTTATCTGGGCAGCAGCGACAGCTTTGCAGAAGCGATAGCCGATTTTGCCGAGGCTTACGCCGGCCAGACGCGCAAGGACTGGGAAGATTTCAACGCGGCGATCGATGCGGGCAGGCTCAGCGTAACTGGCGAAACGAAAGACCGGAAAAAGAGCCGGGGTGCGGGGCAGGGCACCAAGCGACGTACGGGGCGAGGCAGAAGCGCAGGGTAG
- a CDS encoding glycoside hydrolase family 32 protein, protein MTDRKTECSVALTGKLYRPSVHFTPPTGFMNDPNGLVFDGTQYHLYYQHNPDAAYSANICWGHATSTDLLNWKDQPIAVPDTVDGQAYTGCAVLDRDNRSGLFANAHGTNIAALYTRSLPTRQSQYLAISDNNGQSFEEYAGNPVLDIGSPNFRDPQVIFHEPTQKWVVVIAEVDHHRIGFYASNDLIHWTHLSHFGPAGLPTVNYECPNLIQVRDEAGAMRWVLFVSINPGSPMGGSVTQYFIGDFDGAVFTPCDAILRLTDFAKDAYALQVWSNMPDSEAVNIAWMGNWQYCQELPTRDWRGAMSLPRSMTIIQDTNGYPRLVQKPRGVEKLRLPLLSEANRYLAVSTRREIPLPVGKAIEIVIRLTADEYRQTEPGQNGPVINRFELAFANEEGEKLSIGYDVPSSQIWLDRSKLRGFDHPFFTGRFAAPVNTAYYPDARSVDLHLFLDGCAFELYANEYLETATALVYPARPLDRLRLVTEGTGFTIETLEIYTLDKTMCRATL, encoded by the coding sequence ATGACTGACCGGAAAACCGAATGTTCCGTCGCTCTGACGGGCAAGCTGTATCGACCCTCAGTTCATTTCACGCCTCCCACGGGCTTCATGAACGATCCGAACGGACTCGTTTTCGATGGCACGCAATATCACCTTTATTACCAGCATAACCCTGACGCCGCGTATTCAGCCAATATCTGCTGGGGCCATGCCACAAGCACGGATCTGCTGAACTGGAAAGACCAGCCAATCGCCGTGCCTGATACGGTTGACGGTCAGGCCTATACAGGTTGTGCCGTGCTCGATCGGGACAATCGGTCGGGCCTGTTTGCCAATGCGCATGGCACCAACATCGCAGCGCTTTACACGCGCTCCCTGCCGACACGACAGAGCCAGTATCTCGCAATCAGTGACAATAACGGCCAGAGCTTCGAGGAGTATGCGGGTAATCCCGTTCTCGACATCGGCAGCCCGAATTTTCGCGACCCCCAGGTGATCTTTCACGAGCCCACGCAGAAATGGGTGGTGGTCATTGCCGAGGTCGATCATCATCGCATCGGCTTCTATGCCTCGAATGACCTGATCCACTGGACGCATCTCAGCCATTTTGGCCCCGCGGGACTGCCGACCGTCAATTACGAATGTCCCAACCTCATCCAGGTGAGGGACGAGGCCGGCGCAATGCGCTGGGTGCTGTTTGTCTCCATCAATCCGGGCAGCCCGATGGGGGGCAGCGTCACGCAGTACTTTATCGGTGATTTCGATGGCGCGGTGTTTACACCCTGCGATGCGATCCTCCGCCTGACCGATTTCGCCAAGGATGCCTATGCCCTGCAGGTATGGAGCAACATGCCGGATTCCGAGGCGGTCAATATCGCCTGGATGGGGAACTGGCAGTACTGTCAGGAACTCCCGACGCGGGATTGGCGTGGCGCAATGTCACTGCCGCGCTCCATGACTATCATACAGGACACCAACGGCTATCCGCGTCTGGTGCAGAAGCCACGCGGCGTGGAAAAACTCCGTCTCCCACTCCTGAGCGAGGCGAACCGTTATCTCGCCGTGTCAACGCGTCGGGAAATTCCTCTCCCGGTGGGCAAGGCCATTGAGATTGTCATTCGCCTGACCGCCGATGAATATCGCCAGACTGAACCGGGTCAGAATGGCCCTGTAATCAATCGCTTCGAACTGGCTTTCGCTAACGAGGAAGGCGAGAAGCTGTCGATCGGTTATGATGTGCCATCCTCGCAGATCTGGCTGGATCGCAGCAAGCTGCGCGGGTTCGACCATCCATTCTTCACGGGGCGTTTCGCCGCGCCAGTCAATACGGCCTATTACCCCGATGCCCGCAGTGTTGACCTGCATCTGTTCCTCGATGGCTGCGCCTTTGAACTCTACGCCAATGAGTATCTGGAAACGGCGACGGCGCTCGTTTACCCGGCCAGACCGCTCGACCGCCTGCGCCTCGTAACCGAGGGGACGGGGTTCACGATCGAAACGCTCGAGATTTACACACTCGACAAGACGATGTGCCGAGCGACGCTCTGA
- a CDS encoding oxidoreductase, producing the protein MAARITQAALVGYGYVSRVFHAPFIDSLPEWNLYGIVSSRADEVRADHPDCRVYDDPQAAFADPAIDLVVIATPNDTHFPLACAALAAGKHVLLEKPFALSLDEARQIIATAEHHGRELCVFHNRRWDSDFLTIRAALAQGVIGQVRHFESTIDRFRPQVRDRWREGKGAGAGVLFDIGPHLVDQALQIFGLPEQVQASIAFQRDGALSDDWAHIILEYGPTRVILHTGSLAAGGAVRFRVHGTGGTLIKTLGDPQEGQLRAGLTPGEKDWGQDPDRLQIHTDETSFHETDALPGDQRELYRCLAKALSGEGANPIRPVEALAVMAVIEAAAQSAREKRAVPLPLTEEEKAAY; encoded by the coding sequence ATGGCAGCACGCATCACGCAGGCGGCACTGGTCGGATATGGTTATGTGAGCCGTGTTTTCCATGCGCCTTTCATCGACTCCCTGCCCGAATGGAACCTGTATGGCATCGTGTCGAGCCGGGCCGATGAGGTCCGGGCGGACCACCCTGACTGCCGCGTCTATGACGATCCGCAGGCCGCTTTTGCCGATCCGGCGATTGATCTGGTGGTGATCGCCACCCCCAATGATACGCATTTCCCGCTTGCCTGTGCTGCCCTGGCTGCGGGCAAACACGTCCTGCTGGAGAAGCCCTTCGCCCTGTCGCTCGATGAGGCGCGTCAGATCATCGCAACGGCAGAACATCATGGGCGCGAACTCTGCGTCTTTCACAACCGCCGGTGGGACAGTGATTTCCTGACAATCCGCGCCGCATTGGCGCAGGGTGTCATCGGGCAGGTCCGTCATTTTGAATCAACCATTGATCGGTTCCGCCCTCAGGTGAGGGATCGCTGGCGCGAGGGGAAAGGCGCTGGTGCGGGTGTCCTGTTCGATATCGGTCCGCATCTTGTTGATCAGGCACTTCAGATTTTCGGTCTGCCCGAGCAGGTTCAGGCCTCCATTGCCTTCCAGCGTGACGGCGCCCTCAGTGATGACTGGGCTCATATCATCCTGGAATATGGCCCGACGCGGGTCATCCTCCATACGGGTTCACTGGCGGCCGGAGGGGCTGTCCGCTTTCGTGTGCATGGCACGGGCGGCACCCTGATCAAGACACTTGGCGACCCACAGGAAGGGCAGCTTCGTGCGGGGTTGACGCCGGGCGAGAAAGACTGGGGACAGGACCCGGATCGCCTGCAGATCCACACCGATGAAACAAGCTTTCATGAAACCGACGCCCTGCCGGGTGACCAGCGCGAATTATATCGCTGCCTTGCAAAGGCCCTGTCAGGCGAGGGCGCAAACCCGATCAGGCCAGTCGAAGCGCTCGCCGTCATGGCGGTGATAGAGGCAGCGGCCCAGTCGGCTCGCGAGAAACGGGCTGTTCCCCTCCCCCTGACGGAGGAGGAGAAAGCAGCTTACTGA
- a CDS encoding DMT family transporter has product MAWIALFLAGMSEIFWAAAMKQSEGFTRLWPSLATVIGMVVSVGLLGWAMKSLPLGTAYMIWTGIGAIGAFIIGITLFGEAGSPLRCIAALLILTGLLLMKWAT; this is encoded by the coding sequence ATGGCGTGGATCGCGCTTTTTCTTGCTGGTATGAGCGAAATTTTCTGGGCTGCGGCCATGAAGCAGTCCGAGGGCTTCACGCGCCTCTGGCCAAGCCTTGCCACGGTCATTGGCATGGTGGTGAGTGTCGGGCTTCTCGGCTGGGCAATGAAGAGCCTGCCTTTGGGTACTGCCTATATGATCTGGACCGGTATCGGCGCGATCGGGGCATTCATCATCGGGATCACGCTTTTTGGAGAGGCTGGCAGTCCTCTGCGCTGCATTGCGGCCCTTCTCATTCTCACTGGCCTGCTTCTGATGAAATGGGCTACGTGA
- a CDS encoding GlcG/HbpS family heme-binding protein, with amino-acid sequence MQLATALDYIDRALQIARERGVRVAVAVVDAGGHLVAFKKDDGTQLGSIELALSKARTSALFLRPTEDMEKALHAGKTMIAALPNVLPAGGGAPIMVNGAVIGALGLSGGEGETDARLAEAAVKAFGIS; translated from the coding sequence ATGCAACTCGCTACCGCCCTGGATTATATCGACCGTGCCTTGCAGATTGCCCGCGAGCGCGGCGTGAGAGTTGCGGTCGCCGTCGTGGATGCCGGTGGCCATCTGGTGGCTTTCAAGAAGGATGACGGGACGCAGCTGGGGAGCATTGAGCTCGCCCTGTCCAAGGCACGTACCTCAGCCCTTTTCCTGCGCCCGACCGAGGATATGGAAAAGGCCCTGCATGCAGGCAAGACCATGATTGCAGCCCTTCCCAATGTTCTGCCCGCAGGTGGCGGTGCACCCATCATGGTCAATGGAGCGGTTATCGGGGCGCTGGGACTGAGCGGCGGGGAGGGTGAGACCGATGCCCGTCTGGCCGAGGCGGCTGTCAAGGCCTTCGGCATAAGCTGA